One stretch of Marinobacterium iners DNA includes these proteins:
- the mtgA gene encoding monofunctional biosynthetic peptidoglycan transglycosylase codes for MAASNPSFLSRYLLRPLWRVLWRALLVWLIVTAVVTVALRYVDPPFWSWMIWRGITTPEGYPDRYSHQWMDLDAIPLHMQLAVVAAEDQRFPLHGGVDFKELEQAIRDAMAGDTLRGASTLTQQTAKNLFLWPGRDWTRKGLELPLALLLEQIWGKRRTLEVYLNIVEFAPGVYGVGAASEYWFDKPVQRLSRNEAARLAAILPNPWVYSAQPPSRHVRQRTDWVLRQMQQLGPDWIVNIE; via the coding sequence GTGGCCGCTTCCAACCCTTCATTTTTATCCCGTTATCTGCTTCGTCCCCTGTGGCGAGTGCTTTGGCGTGCCCTGCTGGTATGGTTGATTGTAACCGCGGTTGTGACAGTGGCGCTGCGTTATGTGGACCCGCCGTTCTGGTCCTGGATGATCTGGCGTGGTATCACCACACCTGAAGGCTACCCCGATCGCTACAGCCACCAATGGATGGACCTGGATGCCATACCGTTGCACATGCAGCTGGCGGTGGTGGCGGCCGAGGATCAGCGTTTTCCCCTGCATGGGGGGGTGGATTTCAAGGAGCTGGAGCAGGCAATACGCGATGCGATGGCGGGCGATACTCTGCGCGGGGCCAGCACTCTGACTCAGCAAACCGCCAAGAACCTGTTTCTTTGGCCGGGGCGTGACTGGACCCGCAAGGGGCTTGAGTTGCCGCTGGCACTGCTGCTGGAGCAGATATGGGGCAAGCGTCGTACGCTGGAGGTCTATCTCAATATTGTCGAGTTCGCGCCCGGTGTGTACGGGGTCGGAGCGGCCAGTGAGTACTGGTTTGACAAGCCGGTACAGCGGCTGAGCCGAAATGAGGCTGCACGGCTGGCGGCGATACTGCCCAACCCCTGGGTCTATTCGGCTCAGCCGCCTTCGCGTCATGTGCGCCAGCGTACTGACTGGGTATTGCGTCAGATGCAGCAACTGGGGCCAGACTGGATCGTCAATATCGAGTGA
- a CDS encoding Na+/H+ antiporter NhaC family protein, with product MIRQSPLALLPLGLFLALFIGSGLYYQSAGVDFAFYQISAPVAILPAIVLALILQKGRLNERIETFISGVGEHTIITMALIFLLAGAFASVAKAVGGVDATVNFGLSIIPPQFVLPGLFVITAFIATSMGTSMGTIAAVAPIAVGVAEATDLSLLLAIGTVVGGAMFGDNLSIISDTTIAATRTQGCEMKDKFRLNFKIALPAALLTLVWLYIQGSSARVEAPGEYELLRVLPYLAVLVLALSGLNVMVVLFVGILLAGGVGLFAMDGYSIAQWSKDIYAGYTGMQEILILSLLIGGLGALMKSQGGLIWLSSMIDRLSRQSSDPKKHRRSGEVSISAAVALTNICTANNTVSIIISGGLARDIAERYGVDPRRSASLMDIFSCVVQGMLPYGAQVLLAGSIAGLSPLLLAGNIHYCWVLAGAGLVSIMLGKPGVPASRH from the coding sequence ATGATTCGACAATCGCCTTTGGCTCTGTTGCCGCTGGGCCTGTTCCTTGCGCTGTTTATTGGCAGTGGTCTCTACTACCAGTCTGCCGGTGTTGATTTCGCCTTCTACCAGATCTCGGCTCCCGTAGCGATTCTGCCTGCCATTGTCCTGGCGCTGATCCTGCAAAAGGGAAGGCTGAATGAGCGTATCGAGACGTTTATCAGCGGTGTGGGAGAGCACACGATCATTACGATGGCACTGATCTTTCTGCTCGCGGGTGCCTTTGCCAGTGTGGCCAAGGCAGTGGGTGGTGTGGATGCCACCGTTAATTTTGGCCTGAGTATCATCCCGCCCCAGTTTGTACTGCCCGGGCTGTTCGTCATTACCGCCTTTATCGCCACATCCATGGGAACGTCTATGGGTACGATTGCCGCAGTCGCTCCCATTGCGGTGGGTGTTGCGGAAGCGACTGACCTGTCATTGCTGCTGGCGATCGGTACCGTAGTCGGAGGGGCCATGTTTGGCGATAACCTGTCGATCATCTCCGATACCACCATCGCCGCGACCCGTACTCAAGGCTGTGAAATGAAGGACAAGTTTCGACTCAACTTCAAAATTGCCTTGCCGGCAGCATTGCTGACACTGGTCTGGCTCTATATTCAGGGCAGCAGTGCCCGGGTGGAGGCGCCGGGTGAGTATGAGCTGCTGCGCGTGTTGCCCTATCTGGCCGTACTGGTGCTGGCACTGTCAGGGTTGAATGTCATGGTTGTACTGTTTGTGGGGATTCTGCTGGCGGGCGGCGTGGGGCTGTTTGCGATGGATGGATACTCAATCGCACAGTGGTCCAAGGATATCTATGCGGGCTATACCGGCATGCAGGAAATTCTGATCCTGTCGCTCTTGATTGGTGGTTTGGGGGCTCTGATGAAGTCTCAGGGAGGACTGATCTGGCTCTCCAGCATGATTGACAGGCTGTCGCGCCAGAGCAGCGATCCCAAAAAACATCGCCGCTCAGGTGAGGTCAGCATCAGTGCCGCCGTGGCGCTGACTAACATCTGTACTGCCAATAATACGGTCTCGATTATCATCTCTGGTGGCCTGGCCCGGGACATTGCCGAGCGCTACGGTGTTGACCCGCGTCGCAGTGCCAGTTTGATGGATATTTTCTCCTGTGTCGTTCAGGGCATGCTGCCATATGGTGCTCAGGTGCTGCTGGCTGGATCGATAGCTGGACTGTCGCCGCTCTTGCTTGCGGGCAACATTCATTACTGTTGGGTGTTGGCAGGCGCTGGACTGGTATCGATTATGCTTGGCAAGCCAGGTGTCCCTGCCTCACGGCACTGA
- a CDS encoding imelysin family protein, which translates to MSSRFTWKPLALVISASVVLTACNQSEAEQVSVNTQPAQAVEQSVASQQAVTPRQVAVHYADLAHATYKDSLVTVQALKQAIAELLASPTEANLQSAREAWLKARVAYQQSEVFRFGNAVVDDWEGQLNAWPLDEGMIDYVKEADYQYELGNEGALANIIASESLQVGGETIDVSEITPQLLADLNEIGGSEANVASGYHAIEFLLWGQDLNGFAVGAGERSASDFAQGENCTNGNCDRRGQYLTAASELLVQDLEWMVAQWAPGAQDNYRAELLAADTSEVVRRMLFGMGSLSLGELAGERMKVALEANSYEDEHDCFSDNTHNSHYYNAKGIQNVYLGRYVSTSGEELNGPSLSDLVAAQDAELDARVKSDLASSMQALEVMVAAAESSEAPMPFDMMIAPGNAKGAEIINAAIMALVKQTGSIEQVAGKLGITSLEPDTAGHSF; encoded by the coding sequence ATGTCATCGCGCTTTACCTGGAAACCCCTTGCGCTGGTCATATCCGCATCTGTTGTGTTGACGGCCTGTAACCAATCGGAAGCTGAGCAGGTATCAGTGAATACCCAACCCGCACAGGCGGTTGAGCAGTCTGTTGCGAGCCAACAAGCAGTCACGCCACGACAGGTGGCAGTGCATTATGCGGATCTGGCCCATGCCACTTATAAAGATTCATTGGTCACGGTACAGGCGCTGAAACAGGCAATTGCAGAACTGTTGGCATCACCGACCGAAGCCAATCTTCAGTCAGCTCGTGAAGCATGGTTGAAAGCACGAGTGGCCTATCAGCAGTCTGAGGTATTTCGCTTCGGCAATGCCGTTGTCGATGACTGGGAAGGCCAGCTCAACGCCTGGCCGCTGGATGAGGGCATGATCGATTACGTCAAAGAGGCTGACTACCAGTATGAACTGGGCAACGAAGGTGCTCTGGCCAACATCATTGCCAGCGAAAGCCTCCAGGTTGGCGGTGAAACCATCGATGTCAGTGAAATCACGCCTCAGTTGCTGGCGGATCTGAACGAGATCGGCGGTTCAGAGGCAAATGTGGCCAGCGGCTATCACGCCATCGAGTTTCTGCTGTGGGGTCAGGATTTGAACGGCTTTGCCGTAGGCGCCGGTGAGCGCTCCGCCAGTGACTTTGCGCAGGGCGAAAATTGCACCAATGGCAATTGTGACCGCCGTGGCCAGTACTTGACGGCTGCATCCGAGCTGTTGGTTCAGGACTTGGAGTGGATGGTTGCACAGTGGGCACCGGGTGCGCAGGATAACTATCGTGCCGAATTGCTGGCCGCTGATACATCAGAAGTTGTACGGCGCATGCTGTTCGGCATGGGATCTCTGTCGCTGGGTGAGCTGGCTGGCGAGCGCATGAAAGTGGCGCTTGAAGCCAACTCCTATGAAGATGAGCACGACTGCTTCAGTGACAACACGCACAACTCTCATTACTACAACGCCAAAGGTATCCAGAACGTCTACCTGGGGCGCTATGTCAGTACCAGTGGCGAAGAGCTGAATGGCCCGTCCCTGTCTGATCTGGTTGCGGCTCAGGATGCTGAACTTGATGCGCGTGTGAAGTCTGACCTGGCTTCCAGCATGCAGGCGCTTGAAGTCATGGTTGCCGCTGCCGAGAGCAGTGAAGCGCCGATGCCGTTTGACATGATGATTGCTCCTGGCAACGCAAAGGGCGCTGAGATCATCAATGCGGCGATCATGGCGCTGGTTAAACAGACCGGCAGCATTGAGCAGGTAGCTGGAAAACTGGGGATCACCTCGCTGGAGCCTGATACCGCCGGTCACAGCTTCTGA
- a CDS encoding di-heme oxidoredictase family protein gives MNMLRSGLLALMLPLASSSLAQTDYPIQTNPKSGGEGSVAQSDHNAYSLPQANLAMSERLNFSVGNSFFRNPWVIAPASTDARDGLGPLFNTNSCQGCHIKDGRGHPHEPGEPPVSIFLRLAVLGDPDENAEAIRQHGFIPAPVYGTQLQTAAIPGMEPEADLLLEWKEREEKLADGTVVKLREPVFTIENPRYGPLPEGLLTSPRVAPPMIGLGLLEAIPEEDILAAEDPDDRDGNGISGRANRVWDKATKTSGVLGRFGLKAAEPNVMQQSMGAFAGDMGLTSTLAPHTDCTPEQGCERFPNGGDIEVSDKIANFVGFYASSLAVPERRDMDDMDVQKGAKLFNEAGCAACHTPRYVTGQVNGRPDLSGQEIWPYTDLLLHDMGPGLADNRPEFLANGQEWRTAPLWGVGLAQLINPRAGFLHDSRARTLEEAILWHGGEAQAAKEVYRALDAQQRATLIRFLESL, from the coding sequence ATGAACATGTTACGCAGCGGACTGTTGGCCCTGATGCTGCCGCTGGCCTCGTCCAGCCTGGCTCAGACGGACTATCCGATACAAACCAATCCGAAAAGTGGTGGCGAGGGCAGTGTGGCCCAATCTGACCACAACGCCTATTCATTGCCGCAGGCCAACCTGGCCATGAGCGAAAGGCTGAATTTCAGCGTTGGTAACAGTTTTTTTCGCAACCCCTGGGTGATCGCGCCGGCCAGCACGGATGCCCGTGATGGCCTTGGTCCTCTGTTCAACACCAACTCCTGCCAGGGCTGTCATATCAAGGATGGCCGTGGCCACCCGCATGAGCCGGGTGAGCCGCCCGTTTCCATATTCCTGCGCCTGGCGGTGCTGGGCGACCCGGATGAGAATGCCGAAGCCATCCGCCAACACGGCTTCATTCCCGCGCCGGTATACGGTACTCAGCTGCAAACTGCCGCCATTCCGGGTATGGAGCCCGAAGCCGATCTGTTGCTGGAATGGAAAGAGCGAGAAGAAAAACTGGCTGACGGTACGGTTGTGAAACTGCGTGAGCCCGTTTTTACCATTGAGAACCCCCGCTACGGCCCACTGCCGGAAGGCTTGTTGACTTCACCCCGTGTTGCTCCTCCCATGATTGGTCTGGGGTTGCTTGAGGCTATTCCTGAAGAAGATATCCTGGCGGCAGAGGATCCGGATGACCGGGATGGAAACGGTATTTCCGGTCGTGCCAACCGTGTCTGGGACAAGGCGACCAAGACCAGCGGCGTCTTGGGGCGTTTTGGTCTGAAGGCGGCCGAGCCCAATGTGATGCAGCAAAGCATGGGTGCGTTTGCCGGCGATATGGGGCTGACATCGACACTGGCACCTCATACTGATTGTACGCCTGAGCAGGGCTGTGAGCGTTTTCCGAATGGTGGCGATATCGAAGTCAGCGACAAGATCGCCAACTTTGTCGGTTTCTACGCCTCCAGTCTGGCAGTACCGGAGCGTCGTGACATGGATGACATGGATGTGCAGAAGGGAGCAAAGTTGTTTAATGAAGCGGGCTGTGCAGCCTGTCATACACCGCGGTATGTAACGGGTCAGGTCAATGGTCGACCGGATCTGAGTGGGCAGGAAATATGGCCCTACACCGACCTTCTGCTGCACGATATGGGACCGGGGCTGGCTGACAATCGTCCCGAGTTTCTGGCCAATGGTCAGGAGTGGCGCACTGCACCGCTTTGGGGTGTAGGGCTTGCACAGTTGATCAACCCGCGAGCCGGTTTCCTGCACGACAGTCGTGCTCGGACTCTGGAGGAGGCCATTTTGTGGCACGGAGGTGAGGCGCAGGCGGCAAAAGAGGTATATCGGGCACTAGACGCGCAACAGCGCGCGACACTGATCAGGTTTCTGGAGTCTCTGTAA
- a CDS encoding imelysin family protein: protein MKKLACMVVAAVLPLAAHAQTPLQSWHADLSQGYARLAATSGHLSEALNQYCAMPDAAGQSAVREQWIKAFMAWQAVRFVEFGPIEQDSMGWQMQFWPDKKNLIARKSQMLLRSETPVTAETLANEGVAVKGFPALEYLLFEHEAKSGPGSACPLSSVIGNQLEANAETLAQNWQQFQPHFESRDTYTADMVKSAIHATEITRDKRLGEPMGLHGSNRRLHFLADAWRSEQSLATIQASLEGLNDYFMPGLEQVLKGSAPELLQETRERLTTALEKARALPPGMKALLNNDEGYAQLQSLFISIDALAIHLNDRVAVELGIVKGFNSSDGD from the coding sequence ATGAAAAAACTGGCATGTATGGTTGTTGCCGCAGTATTACCGCTTGCCGCGCATGCGCAAACGCCTCTGCAGAGCTGGCACGCAGACCTGTCACAGGGATATGCCCGGCTGGCCGCTACATCAGGTCATCTCTCCGAAGCACTGAATCAGTATTGTGCGATGCCTGATGCAGCGGGACAGTCGGCTGTTCGAGAGCAGTGGATAAAGGCATTCATGGCCTGGCAGGCCGTTCGTTTTGTCGAGTTTGGACCGATCGAGCAGGACAGTATGGGCTGGCAGATGCAGTTCTGGCCGGACAAGAAAAATCTGATTGCCCGTAAGAGTCAGATGCTGCTGCGCAGCGAAACACCGGTCACGGCCGAGACGCTGGCGAACGAAGGGGTGGCCGTAAAAGGATTCCCGGCGCTGGAATATCTGTTGTTTGAGCATGAAGCCAAAAGCGGCCCGGGCAGTGCCTGTCCTTTATCATCTGTTATTGGTAATCAGCTTGAAGCCAATGCTGAAACACTGGCGCAAAACTGGCAGCAGTTTCAGCCTCACTTTGAGTCCCGTGACACGTACACCGCTGATATGGTGAAATCGGCGATCCACGCCACGGAAATTACTCGTGACAAGCGCCTTGGAGAGCCCATGGGGTTGCATGGCAGCAATCGGCGGTTGCACTTTTTGGCCGATGCCTGGCGCAGTGAGCAGTCACTGGCGACTATTCAGGCCTCACTGGAAGGGCTGAACGACTACTTCATGCCCGGGCTTGAGCAGGTCTTGAAAGGTTCGGCACCGGAGTTGCTGCAGGAAACCCGTGAACGGTTGACCACGGCACTGGAAAAAGCCCGTGCGTTGCCACCTGGCATGAAAGCGTTGCTGAACAACGATGAGGGCTATGCACAATTGCAGTCCCTGTTCATCAGCATCGATGCATTGGCGATCCATCTCAATGATCGCGTTGCGGTAGAGCTGGGCATTGTGAAGGGCTTTAACTCCAGTGACGGTGACTGA